One genomic region from Pararge aegeria chromosome 14, ilParAegt1.1, whole genome shotgun sequence encodes:
- the LOC120629440 gene encoding probable serine/threonine-protein kinase DDB_G0281745, translating into MDDINQLSAVIPPSAGQANRTVPLNRFDPKYASFGPRAPRPRPPAPPPALATFSPDAPRTHAHASSNSHAPRAPHVPHSANPAHAAHPPPDKYATVRPQRRTDPQPLSAAALEYRSLQRPRRQPNNNQRRQRQQQQQQQQQQQQQQQQQHDQRDLYAVTEL; encoded by the exons ATGGACGATATAAATCAACTTTCGGCTgtaattcctccaagtgcag GTCAGGCTAACCGCACAGTGCCCCTGAACCGGTTCGACCCCAAGTATGCCTCGTTCGGGCCGCGCGCGCCGCGCCCCCGCCCGCCTGCGCCGCCGCCCGCCCTCGCCACGTTCTCGCCCGACGCGCCGCGCACGCACGCGCACGCATCCAGCAATTCGCACGCCCCTCGCGCCCCACACGTCCCCCATTCCGCTAACCCCGCCCACGCGGCGCACCCCCCTCCGGACAAGTACGCGACGGTGCGCCCGCAGCGCCGGACGGACCCGCAGCCGCTATCCGCCGCAGCACTTGAATATAG gAGCCTTCAACGTCCGAGACGCCAACCCAACAACAACCAACGCCGTCAACGACAacaacagcagcagcagcagcaacaacaacagcagcagcagcagcagcaacaCGACCAACGCGACCTATACGCCGTGACGGAGTTGTAG
- the LOC120629315 gene encoding protein tweety-like: MGAAGPSDEYSPPRLARLLHALPHINVTLHRVNDTFAPNSPIYLESLGILGSIPGAWLILTLTVLLIYLLTRCCDRKQRPPRSITALKITLMILAVLSCGAIGVGLFGNDDLHNAMLQSIQAGNSLAQLVNTVKNQSSILEEAMGSRARAPLARLADALDAPVANQTALGTLLRALSALRNNASAAASAADNLRRPLAALNLDAFMKRLWVWEAARWAGGMVGWCCGGGICVALLAAAARRSRRALLLLCVCALGALVACWAVGAALAAGAVAAADACQDPARALALHAPHRLPVDMVHYYLSCKVSRENVLTAELRNAQRAVVAVRQALAVLSRGAPQLFNDPGLQPALGALGAGTGEAERALVSLSGALECRMARAYFVTAARAACDGGLQALSIQLLAAIVAGLLFTAIVLVDSHAWIYINTKRSVSGEEQAPFLSTGSAGSRTLPRPAPFPNGKPPSYSAAVQLMDLSDRDRDRERPRSRMSGSATLGRASGGGAALGAGLGGGLGALGGSHTLGRAPHNGKYATLSKQCKTLESNDFY, from the exons ATGGGCGCGGCGGGCCCGTCGGACGAGTACTCGCCGCCGCGGCTGGCGCGGCTTCTGCACGCCCTGCCACACATCAACGTGACGCTGCACCGCGTCAACGACACCTTCGCGCCCAACTCGCCCATCTACCTCGAG AGCTTGGGGATCCTGGGCTCGATACCTGGTGCATGGCTCATCCTTACCCTGACGGTGCTGCTCATATACTTGCTCACGAGATGCTGCGACAGGAAGCAAAGGCCGCCGAGGAGTATCACCGCACTTAAG ATAACGTTGATGATATTGGCGGTGCTATCATGCGGGGCGATCGGCGTTGGTCTCTTCGGCAACGACGACCTTCACAATGCGATGCTGCAGAGCATCCAGGCGGGCAACAGCCTTGCACAGCTAGTCAACACTGTAAAGAATCAG TCAAGTATTCTAGAAGAAGCCATGGGATCTCGAGCACGAGCTCCTCTAGCACGTTTGGCGGACGCACTGGACGCCCCAGTGGCGAACCAGACCGCCTTGGGCACTCTGCTGAGGGCGTTGTCCGCTTTGAGGAACAACGCCAGCGCGGCCGCCTCCGCCGCTGATAACCTCCGAAGGCCACTGGCTGCTCTGAACCTGGACGCTTTTATGAAG CGGCTGTGGGTGTGGGAGGCGGCGAGGTGGGCGGGCGGCATGGTGGGCTGGTGCTGCGGCGGCGGTATTTGCGTGGCATTGCTGGCGGCAGCCGCGCGACGGTCGCGACGCGCTCTTTTGCTACTTTGC GTTTGTGCTCTGGGGGCTCTAGTGGCCTGCTGGGCGGTGGGTGCGGCGCTGGCGGCGGGTGCGGTGGCCGCGGCCGATGCCTGTCAGGACCCAGCCAGGGCTCTGGCCTTGCACGCACCCCACAGATTGCCCGTCGAC ATGGTCCATTACTACCTGTCGTGCAAAGTGTCGCGCGAGAACGTGCTCACCGCAGAGTTGCGGAACGCACAGCGCGCGGTGGTGGCAGTGCGACAGGCGTTGGCGGTACTGTCCAGAGGCGCGCCGCAGCTGTTCAACGACCCCG GTCTCCAACCAGCGTTGGGCGCGTTGGGTGCTGGCACGGGTGAGGCAGAGAGGGCGCTGGTGTCCCTCAGCGGAGCCCTAGAGTGTCGCATGGCGCGGGCCTATTTCGTCACCGCCGCGAGAGCCGCCTGCGACGGTGGCTTGCAG GCGCTGTCGATCCAGCTGCTGGCAGCAATCGTGGCCGGACTATTGTTTACTGCTATCGTTCTAGTCGATTCCCACGCTTGGATCTACATTAATACTAA GCGTAGTGTGTCCGGGGAGGAACAGGCTCCGTTCCTATCAACCGGAAGTGCGGGCTCCCGGACTCTGCCCAGACCTGCGCCCTTCCCCAACGGAAAGCCGCCCTCTTATAGTGCCGCGGTTCAGCTCATGGACCTCTCTGATAGAGATAGAGATCGCGAACGACCACG GTCTCGCATGTCGGGCAGCGCGACGCTGGGGCGTGcgagcggcggcggcgcggcgctggGCGCTGGGCTGGGCGGCGGGCTGGGCGCGTTGGGCGGCTCGCACACGCTGGGGCGCGCGCCGCACAACGGCAAGTACGCCACGCTCAGCAAGCAGTGCAAGACGCTGGAGAGCAACGACTTCTACTGA